One window from the genome of Candidatus Hydrogenedens sp. encodes:
- a CDS encoding ATP-dependent Clp protease adaptor ClpS — MSSTGTQYESHVKDKNIVNLPKLYQVLLHNDHYTTMEFVVFILQKIFNKPYEDAMRIMLKVHREGIGVAGIYIRSVAEAKVETVHKLARQNGFPLRCSIKPE, encoded by the coding sequence ATGTCATCGACAGGGACACAATACGAGAGTCATGTAAAAGATAAGAATATAGTAAACCTCCCTAAGTTGTATCAAGTCCTACTTCATAACGACCATTACACGACGATGGAGTTTGTTGTGTTTATTCTTCAAAAGATTTTTAATAAACCTTATGAGGATGCCATGCGTATTATGTTAAAAGTTCACCGTGAAGGTATCGGTGTTGCAGGTATATATATTCGTTCTGTTGCCGAGGCAAAAGTAGAAACAGTCCATAAATTAGCACGACAAAATGGCTTTCCTTTGCGGTGTTCAATTAAGCCTGAATAA
- the clpA gene encoding ATP-dependent Clp protease ATP-binding subunit ClpA codes for MLSKQIQRAIGNALKEARKRRHEYLCPEHLLYVLLDDPYGKEILTNCGCDIERLRKKLNNFFDEYIAKVPRSVDLNLQQTPAFDRLIQRAVYHVQNSSKSEVDAGDILAAFFEEEDSHAAYFLYQEGITRLEILEYITKNEAYPSDEQELNIEEEQQARTKKTSLVLENFTINLVQKARKGKIDPVIGRELEIQRAIRVLCRRRKNNPIFVGEPGVGKTAIVEGLAQRIADAKVPEALKKVEILMVDLPGMIAGTKYRGDFEQRIKSLIQEVLKKKNVILYFDEIHTLVGAGSTTESSIDAASILKPFLASGEIHCIGATTYEEFKNHFEKDRALSRRFQKIDVHEPSIDECIEIVRGLKESYEKHHNVTFTEEALIASVDLSAKYLNDRFLPDKAIDVLDESAAMVRIESNQEQITVDVKDIERTIADMAQIPLRTVNSADKEKLKNLEKELKSVVFGQDEAIDTVVKAIRRSRAGLGKPNRPIGCFLFTGPTGVGKTEVARQLATILGNHFARYDMSEYMEKHAVARLIGAPPGYVGFEQGGILVDEIRRYPYTVLLLDEIEKAHPDLFNILLQVMDEATLTDNMGKKADFRNVILIMTSNAGARELYSQSIGFTMSQNDAERKSIKAIEQTMSPEFRNRLDAIVSFNPLNIEIMKLIVDKFINRIKAQLIEKEVAIELSPSARIYLAEKGYDTRLGARPLARLIQTEIETPLADEILFGKLENGGYVYIDVSKDDTINFDFNQKNRETNVSTLSTS; via the coding sequence ATGTTAAGTAAACAAATACAACGTGCCATAGGTAATGCCCTAAAAGAAGCAAGAAAACGGAGACATGAGTATCTATGTCCTGAACATTTGCTTTATGTCTTATTAGATGACCCTTATGGAAAAGAAATCCTTACAAATTGTGGGTGTGATATAGAGAGACTTCGCAAAAAATTAAACAACTTCTTTGATGAGTATATTGCAAAGGTTCCAAGAAGTGTTGATTTAAACTTACAACAAACGCCAGCGTTTGACAGGTTAATTCAACGTGCAGTATATCATGTTCAAAACTCAAGCAAGTCCGAAGTCGATGCGGGTGACATCCTCGCAGCATTTTTCGAAGAAGAAGACTCCCATGCTGCTTATTTCCTTTATCAAGAAGGCATTACCAGACTGGAAATACTGGAATATATTACAAAAAATGAAGCTTATCCTTCTGATGAACAAGAGTTGAACATAGAAGAAGAACAACAAGCACGTACCAAAAAAACATCTCTTGTTTTGGAAAATTTCACTATCAATTTAGTCCAAAAAGCACGTAAAGGTAAGATAGACCCCGTTATTGGACGTGAACTCGAGATTCAACGAGCAATCCGTGTTCTCTGCCGTAGAAGAAAAAATAATCCTATTTTTGTGGGTGAACCTGGTGTCGGGAAAACAGCCATTGTAGAAGGATTAGCTCAGAGAATAGCCGATGCTAAAGTACCTGAAGCCCTTAAAAAAGTGGAAATACTAATGGTTGACCTGCCTGGAATGATTGCTGGAACTAAATATCGGGGTGATTTTGAACAAAGAATCAAATCCCTTATTCAGGAAGTATTAAAGAAAAAAAATGTAATTCTATATTTTGACGAAATTCATACCCTTGTAGGAGCAGGTAGCACTACGGAATCAAGTATTGATGCCGCCTCAATACTTAAACCATTTTTAGCAAGTGGAGAGATTCACTGTATCGGTGCTACAACATACGAAGAATTTAAAAATCATTTCGAAAAAGATAGAGCCCTTTCAAGAAGGTTTCAAAAGATAGATGTGCATGAGCCATCTATTGACGAATGTATAGAGATTGTTCGTGGATTAAAAGAGAGTTATGAGAAACATCATAATGTTACCTTTACAGAAGAGGCACTTATTGCCTCTGTTGATTTGTCCGCAAAATACCTAAACGACAGATTTTTACCTGACAAAGCAATTGATGTTTTAGATGAATCCGCCGCAATGGTACGTATCGAATCCAATCAAGAACAAATTACAGTTGATGTGAAAGATATTGAACGCACAATTGCAGATATGGCACAAATTCCACTCAGAACGGTTAATTCCGCTGATAAAGAGAAATTAAAAAATCTCGAAAAAGAACTAAAGTCCGTCGTTTTCGGACAGGATGAAGCAATTGATACAGTAGTCAAAGCTATCCGTCGTTCACGAGCAGGATTGGGAAAACCTAACCGACCTATTGGTTGTTTCTTATTTACTGGACCTACTGGTGTTGGTAAAACAGAAGTGGCAAGACAACTCGCCACCATTCTCGGGAATCATTTCGCAAGATATGATATGAGTGAATATATGGAAAAACATGCAGTCGCAAGACTTATTGGTGCCCCGCCAGGGTATGTAGGTTTTGAGCAAGGTGGAATTCTTGTAGACGAAATACGTCGTTATCCATATACAGTCCTTTTACTCGATGAAATAGAAAAGGCACATCCCGACCTGTTTAATATCCTGCTTCAGGTGATGGATGAAGCAACATTGACTGATAATATGGGCAAAAAGGCAGATTTCCGTAATGTTATACTCATTATGACTTCTAACGCAGGTGCAAGAGAACTGTATTCCCAATCTATTGGATTTACCATGTCTCAAAACGATGCTGAACGAAAAAGTATAAAAGCCATTGAACAAACCATGTCCCCAGAATTCCGAAACCGATTAGATGCTATCGTCTCATTTAATCCGCTTAACATAGAAATAATGAAGCTAATCGTTGATAAGTTTATAAATAGAATAAAGGCACAACTTATAGAAAAAGAAGTGGCAATCGAATTAAGCCCATCCGCACGCATCTACCTTGCAGAGAAAGGTTATGATACACGATTAGGTGCAAGACCCTTAGCCCGTCTGATACAGACAGAGATAGAAACACCCTTAGCAGATGAAATACTTTTCGGCAAACTTGAAAATGGTGGATATGTCTATATTGACGTATCTAAAGACGATACTATAAACTTCGACTTTAACCAAAAAAATCGCGAAACAAACGTCTCAACATTATCTACCTCTTAA